From Streptomyces cyaneogriseus subsp. noncyanogenus, the proteins below share one genomic window:
- the macS gene encoding MacS family sensor histidine kinase produces the protein MARRESVRRMSVEQPLWQALTAYRVLTMVYAIGLFATAYQEFTRPWLAVAYYAVLSVWTLATLPKVAGAAGCTKRFLAADLAIALTGILLTPLADTHERITAGGPTLPSIWTAGSVLAFAIKGGWRWAAVASTLVAAANLIERGAPARDTVHNVILVWVASIAIGYVVEVARASERTLARALEIEAATRERERLARDIHDSVLQVLAMVQRRGAVLGGEAAELGRLAGEQEVALRTLVSKGVAPAPRVPASPLPAARGSEGAAGGAAAEAGEDGDGPVDLRALLAPYAGSRVSLAEPGAPVLLAPAAAREVAAAVGAALDNVRAHAGEQARAWLLVEDEPDEVIVTVRDDGPGIPEGRLAQAEGEGRLGVALSIRGRLRDLGGSAELISVPGQGTEVELKVPKHAKDPRGKAER, from the coding sequence ATGGCCAGGCGCGAGTCGGTCAGGAGGATGTCGGTCGAGCAGCCGCTGTGGCAGGCGCTCACCGCGTACCGGGTGCTCACGATGGTGTACGCCATCGGCCTGTTCGCCACCGCGTACCAGGAGTTCACCCGTCCCTGGCTGGCCGTCGCCTACTACGCCGTGCTCTCCGTGTGGACGCTGGCCACCCTCCCCAAGGTCGCGGGCGCGGCCGGCTGCACCAAGCGCTTCCTCGCCGCCGACCTGGCCATCGCCCTCACCGGCATCCTGCTCACCCCCCTCGCCGACACCCACGAGCGGATCACGGCGGGCGGCCCGACCCTGCCCTCGATATGGACGGCCGGGTCCGTGCTGGCCTTCGCCATCAAGGGCGGCTGGCGCTGGGCCGCCGTCGCCTCCACCCTCGTCGCCGCCGCCAACCTGATCGAGCGCGGCGCCCCGGCCCGTGACACCGTGCACAACGTCATCCTGGTCTGGGTGGCCTCCATCGCCATCGGGTACGTCGTCGAGGTCGCCCGCGCCTCCGAGCGCACCCTCGCCCGGGCCCTGGAGATCGAGGCCGCCACCCGGGAGCGGGAGCGCCTCGCCCGCGACATCCACGACAGCGTGCTCCAGGTGCTGGCCATGGTGCAGCGGCGCGGCGCCGTCCTCGGCGGCGAGGCGGCCGAGCTGGGGCGGCTGGCCGGCGAGCAGGAGGTGGCGCTGCGCACGCTGGTCTCCAAGGGCGTGGCGCCCGCCCCCCGGGTGCCCGCCTCCCCGCTGCCCGCCGCCCGCGGGTCGGAGGGCGCCGCCGGCGGGGCCGCCGCGGAGGCCGGCGAGGACGGGGACGGCCCCGTCGATCTGCGGGCCCTGCTCGCCCCGTACGCCGGTTCGCGCGTGAGCCTCGCCGAGCCCGGGGCGCCCGTCCTGCTGGCGCCGGCCGCGGCCCGCGAGGTCGCCGCGGCCGTCGGCGCCGCCCTGGACAACGTCCGCGCGCACGCCGGGGAGCAGGCTCGCGCCTGGCTCCTGGTCGAGGACGAACCGGACGAAGTGATCGTCACCGTACGGGACGACGGGCCCGGCATCCCGGAGGGCCGGCTCGCGCAGGCCGAGGGCGAGGGGCGGCTGGGGGTGGCCCTGTCGATCCGGGGCCGGCTGCGCGACCTCGGCGGCAGCGCGGAGCTGATCTCGGTGCCGGGGCAGGGGACGGAAGTGGAACTGAAGGTACCGAAGCACGCGAAGGACCCACGGGGGAAGGCGGAGCGGTGA
- a CDS encoding lysophospholipid acyltransferase family protein — translation MKVTIGGPLKLAFRPWVEGLENVPAEGPAILASNHLSFSDSFFLPAVLDRKVTFIAKAEYFTTPGIKGRLTAAFFKGVGQLPVDRSGARGAGEAAIKSGIEVLERGELFGIYPEGTRSPDGRLYRGKPGGLARVALATGAPVLPVAMIDTEKIQPPGKVVPKLMRPGIRIGRPLDFSRYQGMEHDRFVLRAVTDEVMYEIMKLSGQEYVDMYATAMKRQLAEAAKAEKEASKAAKAAFAQAEKDQSEKERAENEQP, via the coding sequence ATGAAGGTCACCATCGGGGGTCCGCTGAAGCTTGCCTTCCGGCCCTGGGTGGAGGGCCTCGAGAACGTCCCCGCCGAGGGCCCGGCGATCCTGGCGAGCAATCACCTGTCGTTCTCCGACTCGTTCTTCCTGCCCGCCGTCCTCGACCGCAAGGTCACCTTCATCGCCAAGGCCGAGTACTTCACCACGCCCGGCATCAAGGGGCGGCTGACCGCGGCCTTCTTCAAGGGGGTCGGCCAGCTTCCGGTGGACCGCTCCGGTGCGCGGGGCGCCGGCGAGGCCGCGATCAAGAGCGGCATCGAGGTCCTGGAGCGCGGCGAGCTGTTCGGCATCTACCCGGAGGGCACCCGCTCGCCCGACGGGCGCCTGTACCGGGGCAAGCCGGGCGGCCTCGCGCGCGTGGCGCTCGCCACCGGCGCCCCCGTCCTCCCGGTCGCCATGATCGACACCGAGAAGATCCAGCCGCCCGGGAAGGTCGTCCCGAAGCTGATGCGGCCGGGCATCCGCATCGGCCGGCCCCTGGACTTCAGCCGCTACCAGGGCATGGAGCACGACCGCTTCGTGCTCCGCGCGGTGACCGACGAGGTCATGTACGAGATCATGAAGCTCTCCGGCCAGGAGTACGTCGACATGTACGCGACCGCCATGAAGCGGCAGCTCGCGGAGGCGGCGAAGGCCGAGAAGGAGGCGAGCAAGGCGGCGAAGGCCGCGTTCGCCCAGGCCGAGAAGGACCAGTCGGAGAAGGAACGCGCGGAGAACGAGCAGCCCTAG
- a CDS encoding alpha/beta hydrolase encodes MPVLPGAEPYRHQGGDAGVLLCHGFTGSPQSLRPWARYLAARDVTVALPLLPGHGTRWEDMQPTCWQDWYAEVDRELRALRERCSRVFVAGLSMGGALALRLAARHGEAVDGVIVVNPANKVHGLSAYALPVARHLVRTTRGIASDIAKPGAAELGYDRVPLHAAHSLRRFFRLVDGELPRVTQPLLLLRSPQDHVVPPADSARILGRVSSTDVTEILLEQSYHVATLDHDAERIFEESASFIGRLAPGAVREPEPGLGKEGATTGG; translated from the coding sequence GTGCCGGTCCTCCCCGGAGCCGAGCCGTACCGCCACCAGGGCGGCGACGCCGGCGTCCTGCTCTGCCACGGCTTCACCGGTTCCCCGCAGTCGCTGCGCCCCTGGGCGCGGTACCTCGCCGCGCGGGACGTGACCGTCGCCCTGCCGCTGCTGCCCGGGCACGGCACGCGCTGGGAGGACATGCAGCCGACCTGCTGGCAGGACTGGTACGCGGAGGTGGACCGCGAGCTGCGCGCCCTGCGCGAGCGCTGCTCGCGCGTCTTCGTGGCCGGTCTGTCCATGGGCGGCGCCCTGGCGCTGCGGCTGGCCGCCCGGCACGGGGAAGCGGTCGACGGCGTGATCGTCGTCAACCCGGCGAACAAGGTGCACGGCCTGTCCGCCTACGCCCTGCCGGTCGCCCGCCATCTCGTCCGTACGACCAGGGGCATCGCCAGCGACATCGCCAAGCCGGGCGCCGCCGAGCTCGGTTACGACCGGGTGCCGCTGCACGCGGCCCACTCGCTGCGCCGCTTCTTCCGCCTCGTCGACGGCGAGCTGCCGCGGGTCACCCAGCCGCTGCTGCTCCTGCGCAGCCCCCAGGACCATGTGGTGCCGCCGGCCGACTCGGCCCGTATCCTCGGCCGCGTCTCCTCGACGGACGTGACGGAGATCCTGCTGGAACAGAGCTACCACGTCGCGACGTTGGACCATGACGCCGAGCGGATCTTCGAGGAGAGCGCCTCGTTCATCGGCCGGCTCGCGCCCGGTGCCGTCAGGGAGCCGGAGCCCGGTCTCGGCAAGGAAGGGGCGACCACCGGTGGCTGA
- a CDS encoding endonuclease/exonuclease/phosphatase family protein, whose product MANATELLPGSRTEDDGSAVVRVLSYNIRSLRDDTAALARVIGACAPDLVLVQEAPRFFRWRKKLARLAAASGLVVLTGGATAAGPAILCSLRATVERTEDVLLPLTPGLHRRGFATAVVRFGGARLGVLSCHLSLRSDERYVQGGLLLDRIAAMGVDHVVAGGDLNERPGGRTFRRLAEGMQDCWETAPWGGEHTSTPADPRQRIDAVFASPGIEVLGCGVPLGAPGVSGEDLRAATDHLPVLAALRVPAA is encoded by the coding sequence ATGGCGAACGCGACCGAGTTGCTCCCCGGCTCCCGCACGGAGGACGACGGTTCCGCCGTCGTCCGCGTCCTCAGCTACAACATCCGCTCCCTGCGCGACGACACCGCCGCCCTCGCCCGGGTGATCGGCGCCTGCGCCCCGGATCTGGTCCTGGTGCAGGAGGCGCCCCGCTTCTTCCGCTGGCGCAAGAAGCTCGCCCGGCTCGCCGCCGCGTCGGGGCTGGTCGTCCTCACCGGCGGGGCCACGGCGGCCGGCCCGGCGATCCTCTGCTCGCTGCGCGCCACCGTCGAGCGCACCGAGGACGTGCTCCTGCCGCTCACCCCGGGGCTGCACCGGCGGGGCTTCGCGACGGCCGTCGTCCGCTTCGGGGGCGCCCGGCTCGGCGTGCTGAGCTGCCATCTGTCGTTGCGGAGCGACGAGCGGTACGTCCAGGGCGGCCTGCTGCTGGACCGGATCGCCGCGATGGGCGTCGACCACGTCGTCGCCGGCGGCGACCTGAACGAGCGGCCCGGCGGGCGCACCTTCCGCCGCCTCGCCGAGGGGATGCAGGACTGCTGGGAGACGGCGCCCTGGGGCGGCGAGCACACCTCCACGCCCGCCGACCCCCGCCAGCGCATCGACGCCGTCTTCGCCTCCCCGGGCATCGAGGTCCTCGGCTGCGGGGTGCCGCTGGGCGCACCCGGGGTGAGCGGGGAGGACCTGCGGGCGGCCACGGACCACCTGCCGGTGCTGGCCGCGCTCAGGGTGCCGGCGGCCTAG
- a CDS encoding ROK family glucokinase, translating into MGLTIGVDIGGTKIAAGVVDEEGNILSTFKVPTPTTPEAIVDAIASAVEGARAGHEIVGVGIGAAGYVNRQRSTVYFAPNIDWRNEPLKEKVEARVGLPVVVENDANAAAWGEYRFGAGKGHRNVICITLGTGLGGGIIIGNKLRRGHFGVAAEFGHIRMVPDGLLCGCGSQGCWEQYASGRALVRYAKQRANATPEQADVLLGLGDGTPDGIEGKHISMAARQGCPVAVDSYRELARWVGAGLADLASLFDPSAFIVGGGLSDEGELVLGPIRKSYKRWLVGGNWRPVADVLAAQLGNKAGLVGAADLAREPDPIM; encoded by the coding sequence ATGGGACTCACCATCGGCGTCGACATCGGCGGCACGAAGATCGCGGCCGGCGTGGTCGACGAGGAAGGCAACATCCTCTCGACCTTCAAGGTGCCGACCCCCACCACGCCCGAGGCCATCGTGGACGCCATCGCCTCGGCGGTGGAGGGCGCACGCGCGGGGCACGAGATCGTCGGCGTGGGCATCGGCGCCGCCGGCTACGTCAACCGCCAGCGTTCGACGGTGTACTTCGCGCCGAACATCGACTGGCGCAACGAGCCGCTGAAGGAGAAGGTCGAGGCGCGCGTGGGCCTCCCGGTCGTCGTGGAGAACGACGCCAACGCGGCGGCCTGGGGCGAGTACCGGTTCGGTGCCGGCAAGGGCCACCGGAACGTCATCTGCATCACGCTCGGCACCGGCCTCGGCGGCGGCATCATCATCGGCAACAAGCTGCGCCGCGGCCACTTCGGCGTGGCCGCCGAGTTCGGCCACATCCGCATGGTGCCCGACGGCCTGCTGTGCGGCTGCGGCTCGCAGGGCTGCTGGGAGCAGTACGCCTCCGGCCGTGCCCTGGTGCGGTACGCCAAGCAGCGCGCCAACGCCACCCCCGAGCAGGCCGACGTCCTGCTCGGCCTCGGCGACGGCACCCCCGACGGCATCGAGGGCAAGCACATCTCCATGGCCGCCCGGCAGGGCTGCCCGGTCGCCGTCGACTCCTACCGCGAGCTGGCCCGCTGGGTCGGCGCGGGCCTGGCCGACCTGGCCTCCCTGTTCGACCCGTCCGCCTTCATCGTCGGCGGCGGCCTGTCCGACGAGGGCGAGCTGGTCCTCGGCCCGATCCGCAAGTCCTACAAGCGCTGGCTGGTCGGCGGCAACTGGCGTCCGGTGGCCGACGTGCTCGCCGCCCAGCTCGGCAACAAGGCCGGTCTGGTGGGGGCCGCGGACCTGGCCCGGGAGCCCGACCCGATCATGTAG
- a CDS encoding DUF5304 domain-containing protein, translating to MSEELPPPGTARDETADEVPAVDADAWAAACAEDLQAEQDRRRARYGPPPGSAAEELRKLVDTVADKLSGLQSPLLGAVAGPAAQQVVRQVVQQAKAAVEPVIERNPDVFDHLAAAGGELLAAYRSAVQAQERRWTGRDDDARARDERRDDDGGTGPGERIDLD from the coding sequence ATGAGCGAAGAGCTCCCCCCGCCCGGCACCGCCCGGGACGAGACGGCCGACGAGGTGCCGGCGGTGGACGCCGACGCGTGGGCGGCCGCGTGCGCGGAGGACCTCCAGGCCGAGCAGGACCGCCGCCGCGCCCGGTACGGCCCGCCGCCCGGATCGGCGGCGGAGGAACTGCGCAAGCTCGTCGACACCGTCGCCGACAAGCTCTCCGGGCTCCAGTCGCCGCTGCTCGGCGCGGTCGCCGGGCCCGCCGCCCAGCAGGTGGTGCGGCAGGTCGTCCAGCAGGCCAAGGCCGCCGTCGAGCCGGTCATCGAGCGCAATCCGGACGTCTTCGACCACCTGGCGGCCGCCGGCGGCGAGCTGCTCGCCGCCTACCGCTCGGCCGTCCAGGCCCAGGAACGGCGCTGGACGGGCCGCGACGACGACGCCCGCGCCCGGGACGAGCGCCGCGACGACGACGGTGGCACCGGCCCCGGGGAACGCATCGACCTGGACTGA
- a CDS encoding ArsA family ATPase, producing the protein MRTLLITGPGGSGRTTVAAATALAAARAGTRTLLLGADRDDTLGAALGTPTGPEPVSAAPHLTAWRPDAAQGFRDDLAALQDRAASALDLLGAARLDPEELTPLPGAEELALLRALRDGALAGRHDLLVVDLPAAPRALALLALPGELRRYLRRLLPPERQAARALRPVLGRLAGVPMPAEALYETAARWDAELGATEAVLADRGTAVRLVAEPGPAGADAVRTAVLGLALRGLPVEALLANRVLPEDAPADGWLAGPVAQQRKTLEEWQETYEVHRVAHLGRDPRGADDLAALAVPGAGPQASPVEWPVTDRIADDGVLVWHIPLPGARREELDLVRRGDELVVTAGPFRRIVPLPSALRRCTVDGAALRDGELKVRFAPDPALWPRTP; encoded by the coding sequence ATGCGCACCCTCCTGATCACGGGCCCGGGCGGCAGCGGTCGTACGACCGTCGCGGCCGCCACCGCACTGGCCGCCGCCCGTGCGGGCACCCGCACCCTGCTCCTCGGCGCCGACCGCGACGACACCCTCGGTGCCGCCCTCGGGACGCCGACGGGGCCCGAGCCCGTCTCGGCCGCGCCGCACCTCACCGCCTGGCGGCCCGACGCCGCCCAGGGCTTCCGCGACGACCTCGCCGCCCTCCAGGACCGCGCCGCCTCCGCCCTCGACCTGCTCGGCGCCGCCCGCCTGGACCCCGAGGAGCTCACCCCGCTGCCCGGCGCCGAGGAACTCGCCCTGCTGCGCGCGCTGCGCGACGGCGCCCTCGCCGGCCGGCACGACCTGCTCGTCGTCGACCTCCCGGCCGCCCCGCGGGCGCTCGCCCTGCTCGCCCTGCCCGGGGAACTGCGCCGCTATCTGCGCCGGCTGCTGCCCCCGGAGCGGCAGGCGGCCCGCGCCCTGCGCCCGGTCCTCGGCCGGCTCGCCGGGGTCCCCATGCCCGCCGAGGCGCTGTACGAGACCGCCGCCCGCTGGGACGCCGAACTCGGCGCGACCGAGGCGGTCCTCGCCGACCGCGGCACCGCCGTCCGGCTGGTCGCCGAACCCGGACCCGCCGGCGCCGACGCCGTCCGCACCGCGGTCCTCGGTCTCGCCCTGCGCGGACTGCCCGTCGAAGCCCTCCTCGCCAACCGGGTCCTGCCCGAGGACGCCCCCGCCGACGGCTGGCTCGCCGGCCCCGTCGCCCAGCAGCGCAAGACCCTGGAGGAGTGGCAGGAGACGTACGAGGTCCACCGCGTCGCCCACCTCGGGCGCGACCCGCGCGGCGCGGACGACCTCGCCGCCCTCGCCGTGCCCGGCGCCGGCCCGCAGGCGTCCCCGGTGGAGTGGCCCGTCACCGACCGGATCGCCGACGACGGCGTCCTCGTCTGGCACATCCCGCTGCCCGGCGCCCGGCGCGAGGAGCTCGACCTCGTCCGGCGCGGCGACGAACTGGTCGTCACCGCCGGTCCGTTCCGCCGGATCGTCCCGCTCCCCTCCGCGCTGCGCCGCTGCACCGTCGACGGGGCCGCCCTGCGCGACGGCGAGCTGAAGGTGCGCTTCGCGCCCGACCCCGCGCTGTGGCCGCGGACCCCGTGA
- a CDS encoding SRPBCC family protein has protein sequence MAEHTSSSITIEAAPADVMGVIADFARYPDWTGEVKEAEVLSADERGRAEQVRLVMDAGAIKDDQTLAYTWTGDHEVSWTLVKSQMLRSLDGSYLLKPAGEGATEVTYRLTVDVKIPMLGMIKRKAEKVIIDRALAGLKKRVESGAR, from the coding sequence ATGGCGGAACACACCAGCTCGAGCATCACCATCGAGGCGGCACCGGCCGACGTCATGGGAGTGATTGCCGACTTCGCCCGCTACCCCGACTGGACCGGCGAGGTGAAGGAGGCCGAGGTCCTCTCGGCCGACGAGCGGGGCCGGGCCGAGCAGGTCCGGCTCGTCATGGACGCCGGCGCCATCAAGGACGACCAGACGCTCGCCTACACCTGGACCGGCGACCACGAGGTCTCCTGGACCCTGGTGAAGTCCCAGATGCTGCGCAGCCTGGACGGCTCCTACCTGCTGAAGCCGGCCGGCGAGGGCGCCACCGAGGTCACCTACCGGCTCACCGTCGACGTCAAGATCCCGATGCTCGGCATGATCAAGCGGAAGGCCGAGAAGGTCATCATCGACCGGGCGCTGGCGGGGCTGAAGAAGCGCGTGGAGTCGGGCGCGCGGTAA
- a CDS encoding metallophosphoesterase family protein, producing MAPTPPGKPATRVHVVSDVHGNARDLARAGEGADALVCLGDLVLFLDYADHSRGIFPDLFGVENADRIVELRTARRFTEAREFQAGLWASLDGDRPAVIEKAVRKQYAELFAAFPTPTYATYGNVDMPPLWREYARPGTTVLDGERVEIGGRVFGFVGGGLRTPMRTPYEISDEEYAAKIEAVGEVDVLCTHIPPEVPELVYDTVARRFERGSRALLDAIRRTRPKYALFGHVHQPLARRMRIGTTECVNVGHFAATGTPWVLEW from the coding sequence ATGGCACCCACACCCCCCGGAAAACCGGCCACCCGCGTCCATGTCGTCAGCGACGTGCACGGCAACGCCCGTGACCTGGCCCGCGCCGGTGAGGGCGCCGACGCCCTGGTCTGCCTCGGGGACCTCGTCCTCTTCCTCGACTACGCCGACCACTCGCGCGGCATCTTCCCCGACCTGTTCGGCGTGGAGAACGCCGACCGCATCGTCGAGCTGCGCACCGCCCGCCGCTTCACGGAGGCGCGCGAGTTCCAGGCTGGGCTGTGGGCGAGTCTCGACGGCGACCGCCCCGCCGTCATCGAGAAGGCGGTCCGCAAGCAGTACGCCGAGCTGTTCGCCGCGTTCCCCACCCCTACGTACGCCACCTACGGCAACGTCGACATGCCGCCCCTGTGGCGCGAGTACGCCCGCCCGGGCACGACCGTCCTGGACGGGGAGCGGGTGGAGATCGGCGGCCGGGTCTTCGGTTTCGTCGGCGGCGGACTGCGCACCCCCATGCGCACCCCGTACGAGATCTCCGACGAGGAGTACGCGGCCAAGATCGAGGCGGTCGGCGAGGTCGACGTGCTGTGCACGCACATCCCGCCGGAGGTGCCGGAACTGGTGTACGACACGGTGGCGCGCCGCTTCGAGCGGGGCAGCCGGGCGCTGCTGGACGCCATCCGCCGCACCCGGCCGAAGTACGCGCTCTTCGGCCACGTGCACCAGCCCCTGGCGCGGCGCATGCGGATCGGGACGACCGAGTGCGTCAACGTCGGCCACTTCGCCGCCACGGGCACGCCGTGGGTGCTCGAGTGGTGA
- a CDS encoding AMP-dependent synthetase/ligase, translated as MREFSLPALYEVPADGNLTDIVRRNAAQHPDVAVIARKADGGWQDVTARDFLAEVQTAAKGLIAAGVQPGDRVGLMSRTRYEWTLLDFAIWSAGAVTVPVYETSSPEQVQWILGDSGAAACVVETAEHAAAVESVREQLPALKHVWQIDAGGVEELGRLGQDVTDETVEERGSAAKADDPATIVYTSGTTGRPKGCVLTHRSFFAECGNVVERLRPLFRTGECSVLLFLPLAHVFGRLVQVAPMMAPIRLGCVPDIKNLTDELASFRPTLILGVPRVFEKVYNSARAKAQAEGKGKIFDKAADTAIAYSKALDTPSGPSLGLKLKHLLFDKLVYGKLRAVLGGRGEYAISGGAPLGERLGHFFRGIGFTVLEGYGLTESCAATAFNPWDRQKIGTVGQPLPGSVVRIADDGEVLLHGEHLFKEYWNNPDATEEALADGWFHTGDLGTLDEDGYLRITGRKKEIIVTAGGKNVAPAVIEDRIRAHALVAECMVVGDGRPFVGALITLDEEFLARWAAEHGKPAGSTAQSLREDADLLAAVQAAVDDGNAAVSKAESVRKFRVLPHQFTEESGHLTPSLKLKRNVVAKDYAHEIEAIYAK; from the coding sequence TTGCGCGAGTTCAGCCTTCCGGCCTTGTACGAGGTCCCCGCGGACGGAAATCTGACCGACATCGTCCGCAGAAACGCCGCGCAGCACCCCGACGTCGCCGTGATCGCCCGCAAGGCGGACGGCGGCTGGCAGGACGTGACCGCGCGCGACTTCCTCGCCGAGGTGCAGACCGCCGCCAAGGGACTGATCGCCGCCGGTGTCCAGCCGGGCGACCGGGTGGGGCTGATGTCCCGCACCCGCTACGAGTGGACGCTGCTGGACTTCGCGATCTGGAGCGCGGGCGCGGTCACCGTGCCGGTGTACGAGACGAGCTCGCCCGAGCAGGTGCAGTGGATCCTCGGCGACTCCGGCGCGGCCGCCTGCGTCGTGGAGACGGCGGAGCACGCCGCGGCCGTGGAGTCGGTGCGCGAGCAGTTGCCCGCCCTGAAGCACGTGTGGCAGATCGACGCCGGCGGGGTGGAGGAGCTCGGGCGGCTCGGCCAGGACGTCACGGACGAGACGGTCGAGGAGCGCGGCTCGGCCGCCAAGGCCGACGACCCGGCCACCATCGTCTACACCTCCGGCACCACCGGCCGCCCCAAGGGCTGTGTGCTCACCCACCGCAGCTTCTTCGCCGAGTGCGGCAACGTCGTGGAGCGCCTGCGTCCGCTGTTCCGCACGGGCGAGTGCTCGGTCCTGCTCTTCCTTCCGCTGGCGCACGTCTTCGGCCGGCTGGTGCAGGTCGCGCCGATGATGGCGCCGATCAGGCTGGGCTGCGTCCCGGACATCAAGAACCTCACCGACGAACTGGCCTCGTTCCGGCCGACGCTGATCCTCGGTGTGCCGCGGGTCTTCGAGAAGGTCTACAACTCGGCGCGCGCCAAGGCGCAGGCCGAGGGCAAGGGCAAGATCTTCGACAAGGCGGCGGACACGGCGATCGCCTACAGCAAGGCGCTGGACACCCCTTCCGGCCCCTCGCTCGGCCTGAAGCTCAAGCACCTGCTGTTCGACAAGCTCGTCTACGGCAAGCTGCGCGCGGTGCTGGGCGGGCGCGGCGAGTACGCCATCTCCGGCGGCGCCCCGCTGGGCGAACGCCTCGGCCACTTCTTCCGGGGCATCGGCTTCACCGTCCTGGAGGGCTACGGCCTGACCGAGTCCTGCGCGGCCACCGCCTTCAACCCCTGGGACCGGCAGAAGATCGGCACGGTCGGGCAGCCGCTGCCGGGCTCGGTGGTCCGCATCGCCGACGACGGGGAGGTGCTGCTCCACGGCGAGCACCTGTTCAAGGAGTACTGGAACAATCCGGACGCCACCGAGGAGGCCCTCGCCGACGGCTGGTTCCACACCGGTGACCTGGGCACCCTCGACGAGGACGGCTATCTGCGCATCACCGGCCGCAAGAAGGAGATCATCGTCACCGCGGGCGGCAAGAACGTCGCCCCGGCCGTGATCGAGGACCGCATCCGCGCGCACGCCCTGGTCGCCGAGTGCATGGTGGTCGGCGACGGGCGGCCGTTCGTGGGCGCGCTGATCACGCTGGACGAGGAGTTCCTCGCCCGCTGGGCCGCCGAGCACGGCAAGCCGGCCGGTTCCACGGCCCAGTCGCTGCGCGAGGACGCGGACCTGCTCGCCGCGGTCCAGGCTGCGGTCGACGACGGCAACGCGGCGGTGTCGAAGGCGGAGTCGGTGCGCAAGTTCCGTGTGCTGCCGCACCAGTTCACTGAGGAGTCGGGGCATCTGACGCCGTCGCTGAAGCTGAAGCGGAACGTGGTGGCCAAGGACTACGCGCACGAGATCGAGGCGATCTACGCGAAGTAG
- a CDS encoding glycosyltransferase family 4 protein, producing the protein MHKTLIVTNDFPPRPGGIQAFLHNMAQRLDPQRLVVYASTWKRSQEGVRATAAFDAEQPFTVVRDATTMLLPTPAATRRAAGLLREHGCTSVWFGAAAPLGLMAPALRGAGAERIVATTHGHEAGWAQLPAARHLLRRIGESTDTLTYLGEYTRSRIAGALTERAAARMTQLPPGVDEKTFHPGSGGDEVRARLGLTDRPVVVCVSRLVPRKGQDTLIRAMPRILAAEPDAVLLIVGDGPYGKDLRRLARETGVAGSVRFTGAVPWEELPAHYGAGDVFAMPCRTRRGGLDVEGLGIVYLEASATGLPVVAGDSGGAPDAVLDGETGWVVRGGVPEEAADRIVTLLGDAELRRRMGERGRAWVEEKWRWDLLADRLRALL; encoded by the coding sequence ATGCACAAGACCCTGATCGTGACCAACGACTTCCCGCCCCGGCCGGGCGGCATCCAGGCGTTCCTGCACAACATGGCGCAGCGCCTGGACCCGCAGCGGCTGGTGGTCTACGCCTCCACCTGGAAGCGGAGCCAGGAGGGCGTCCGGGCGACCGCCGCCTTCGACGCCGAGCAGCCCTTCACCGTCGTACGGGACGCCACGACGATGCTGCTGCCGACGCCCGCGGCGACCCGGCGGGCCGCCGGGCTGCTGCGCGAGCACGGGTGCACGTCCGTGTGGTTCGGGGCGGCGGCGCCGCTCGGGCTGATGGCGCCCGCGCTGCGCGGTGCGGGCGCCGAGCGGATCGTGGCCACCACCCACGGGCACGAGGCGGGCTGGGCCCAACTGCCCGCCGCGCGGCATCTGCTGCGGCGGATCGGGGAGTCCACGGACACCCTCACCTACCTCGGCGAGTACACGCGCTCGCGGATCGCCGGCGCGCTGACCGAGCGGGCCGCCGCGCGGATGACCCAACTGCCGCCCGGGGTGGACGAGAAGACCTTCCACCCGGGATCGGGCGGGGACGAGGTCCGGGCACGGCTCGGGCTCACCGACCGGCCCGTGGTGGTGTGCGTCTCGCGGCTCGTGCCGCGCAAGGGGCAGGACACGCTGATCCGGGCCATGCCCCGGATCCTGGCCGCCGAGCCGGACGCCGTGCTGCTGATCGTCGGTGACGGGCCCTACGGCAAGGATCTGCGCCGGCTCGCGCGGGAGACCGGCGTCGCCGGCTCCGTCCGCTTCACCGGTGCCGTGCCCTGGGAGGAACTGCCCGCCCACTACGGCGCCGGGGACGTGTTCGCGATGCCGTGCCGCACCCGGCGCGGCGGGCTCGACGTCGAAGGGCTCGGGATCGTCTACCTGGAGGCGTCCGCGACCGGGCTGCCCGTGGTCGCCGGCGACTCCGGCGGCGCGCCGGACGCGGTGCTGGACGGCGAGACCGGCTGGGTGGTGCGGGGCGGGGTGCCCGAGGAGGCCGCCGACCGGATCGTCACCCTGCTCGGCGACGCGGAACTGCGCCGCCGGATGGGGGAGCGGGGGCGGGCCTGGGTCGAGGAGAAGTGGCGCTGGGACCTGCTGGCGGACCGGCTCCGGGCCCTGCTGTGA